The nucleotide sequence CATTACAGTCCCAAGACCAATATCCTTTTCTTAATAGGGAGTTAGGGCTCGAGACACTACAGCTAGAGAGAGACCCTGGTCCCCTAGTCATGTTGCACCATGTGACCAAAGCAATGGTTTTTCACCGTACCTCAGTGGCTTTTTGATGTTGTGCATACAGgtctcctgggaaggagaagtgtctccttggccaattatcaccttttggaacctcctgcagtccatccttcagttAGGAAGACTGTGTTTTGAACAAACTTTTTAGGCAATATATTGGTGCGTTTTAGAGACGTTCACTTAATACACTCTCATTTCGGAGAGCAATGCCGGCTCTGTTTTCTGGCATCGGTGGCTATGAATATGAGGGAATATCAGAAGCGGTGTTTGTCTTTATTACAATCTGCTTCATGTGCCAGGCATCTTGAACTTGGATGTACACAGATAATAATTGTCTATCCTAGACAACTGCCTTGGATGGCCTGGGTCAATTCCCAGCAGGTGACAACTCTCTGAACCTTCCTTCTGCATCCTGCACTCTCCAGCCAGCATCCTGAGGGCATAGCATGTAAACACGATCATGGACTGTTTTGGAGCTTCCCGCAGTCTAAAAGGACGGGCAGAATTAACTCTATCTGAAAATGACAAGTCAAGTCCACTCCCCAACTTGGGAATTATGGAAACATTTGCTTTCAGTACATTAAATCAGCAGCCACGttacttgtttctgtttctttagaTTTTGTAAAAGGGAACTGAAATCCAGCAAGTCGTATGAGAAGCCCGttcagaaaatgaacaaaaaaacaaataaaaacaacccaGAACGAGGTGGTATATTTTTCACTTTGCGTTTTGTAGGTGTAAGTCCCTTCTTTAAAATTGGCGATTTTTTCTGAGAGGTGGTGGATTTTCACTTCAGAAGCGAACAAGATCATGACCAGACAGCCACAGGACCCTGCAACAGAAGGAACAAATATTTCCTGACTGTAGGCGACAGGGAAGGGGCCAATGAGCAAACCAAAGAAAACCCTTTACCTTCATGTTGGGAGCCATGAGCCGCAATCTGACAAGGTCGTTGCGGCTTAGCAGGAGCCTGACAAGGTCAGGGACTGCAGGTGCACCACGTCTCTCTGAGGTTTTGAGGGAACATGGAGAggctccctttgtctggagaaaacattaacctgaaggtatttgtttatgaaagatTAGGAACAGGGCACAGGCCCCTGGCAATGAGGCCCGAGTTTTATGTATGTGAAGCCAAGTGAAGCTAGATGAAAACAGGGAGGTTTGGGTGTCGTCATTGAAACTGGGAGGGTCCGCGTTTCGCTTGTGTAACCTAGGAGATGGGAGCAAGGACATTGTTTTTCAGGTGGAGGGCATTGCTTCACAGGCCTAGAAGTTTTTCTTGCGTTGTATAACTTCCTACTTTGCTGCTTAAAAAGCCTGacgcaaaaataaaaatttgccagttAGGTCACCAGCCTTCTGGTCACGTGTCtcgtcattcccttcctgagtgagtgagtcctttcaTGTGTCTTGTGTCTTCAGTCCTTTCTTAGGTAAATTCGGGTCAGGGACCCTCGAGATCCGGCACCTTCACCCTCCTTTTCATTCTTCTGCAGAAATATATTACCGCAAACGTGTGACCACAAGTCTGATTTTCCAACCCAGAGTGGGGGTGCTTGGGTTGTGGCTCTGAGTGGGGAAGACTTGTGTAGGGGAAGGTGTTTGGGGGGCTGGTGGGGTGATTAGAATCAAGCTGTCCTTACAAAGACCAGTGCCTGAATCACTGGGTGCCTTAAAAGCACAATGCGAAATCAGGCTACAAAGCAGCCACTGCTCTGATGGCTTCAAGAGGACACATTTCTCTGAACTTCACAGGCAGTGCAGGACAAATGCATTATGTAGCCCCTTGTGACAGGTGCCAGCTCTCTCTATAGGGTTACCACGACCCCTGCAGCTCCCAGCTGGCCACAGTGGGCCAGAGGAGATTCTGGGCAAAGGTAGCTGTGTGTAAGGGGCTAGGGTTGAGGCACTGCATACctgctgttttttggtttttggctttttcttggcagtacagggattgaactcagggactagtGCTTGCACTCCACCAATGAAGCCACACCCTCAATCCCTtcacttgtattttgtttttgagacaggctctcactaccTTTTGCCCAggatcacgatcctcctacctccatgtCTTGAgtggcttggattacagatgtataccaccatgcccagcctgcctgtttgtttgtttgtaatcAAATTCAGACTTTTCGCTGGGCATGTGGCTGCCTTGAATATAGACATTCAGCTGGGATGAGGGTGACTGGGATGTAGGGGCAGGAAAAGTTTCCTTGGAGTATACCATGACACCTCCTCTTTCTACTAGCTGAAATACAGCTGTAATGGCTCAGCAGACACTTTGGACCAGGTGGCCTCAGAAATGTTGGCTATGTACCACGGAGAAACAGGAGGAAGGACCGGACCCCAGATCCCTGGACCCAGACTAGCCCTGCACTTTAACTCCCAGTTTCCATGTCTGAGGAACGTGgacatttattttgcttaatcACCTGTTACTATTTCCCCATCATTTAGCATTGACGGTAGCCTAATGTGACCTTGACCATGTGGCTGGCCTGGGTAAGACCTCAACAGGACAGGGCCACCACACACTGCATGGACCCCGGATGGGATGTCACTCTGATGTGACATCTCCACTGAGGATGAAGGAACAGAGACCCCCTGCTAGGTGGATGGCTCAGGGACAGAAGCCAGTGGTAAGGAGCCAGAACAGAGACAGTGGACGACCAGGACCGGCTGGGCTTCCATGGCAACTCCTGTATCCAGGCTGCCACATGGGGTTCCAGTTAACATGAGACTGGCTGAGATGGTTTTCTGACTTGGGTCAAACtaatctgggttcaaattctaacCCATCATTTTTTATGTGAGTTGGGCCATTGGAGTCCCAGGTCTCAGCTGCTGACCTATAAAAGGTGGTTAATATAGATAACTGTGTGGATAACTTGGGCACTGGAAAAGCCACGAGAATGTCACAGCCTGTAcggcagattaaaaaaaaaaagataaaaagtctATGGCTTTTAGCTATCCCTTTTTACTTCCAAGTCCCTCCCCTACCCCGGAAAACCTGACTACATCAGTGTAGACCCTACAAAATGTACTACAGAGTCCCGTTCCCCCAAACAGTCTAGCATTAAGTGTGTGGCCCCTGCAGGAAGGCTGCATGCTTTTTGTTCTTCAATTACAGTTAATTCAAATTCCCTGGGAGCAGCGCACAGCAGTCCCAGTTCCCATTTGTTAGTTCTTTCATTCCCAGGCTCAGGGATGAACAGTGGTTGAAATTCAAACATTGAAGAAAATGCACGTGTTTTTCTGTTCTCAGAGTGTGATCAAGTGGGGAACACAAAGCAATTATGAAGCTATATTAGGAAGTGTGGGGGATTCAGGGTGCTGTTGCCAAGAGGGTGGCAGCTTCCCTTCGAGCACCTGAGAGAAGCTGTAGGAAAACTTAGCCGAGCAAAGGGGGCTGGACGGTGTAGGAGAACCCAAAAGGCCTGGGGTATTCAGTGTACGGAATACCtcggttccttttgcaaaagtcaGGTTTGGGGGGATACAACCCTGATCACACAGGGTTGGGGTGAGGCAGGGTGAGCAGAGAAGGTGAAATCACATTTGTGGTACTTTTTCTTTGGTTTCAGGGTTGGAACCTAGGGCCTGTGCAGGCTAGGCAAACGCtgtaccagtgagctacatcccggCCTTTGATTggcttgagatagggtctcactaagtagctcaggttggcctcaactCCCTATGTGGCTGTGGCTGGACTCtatgtctcagtctcccaagtgctgggattattggtgtGACCACCACACTcggctgtttctttttcttcaaagtttCACACAGGACTGGCCTCATCAGCCTCCTTATCATCATACAACATCCCAAGTAAACAAAGGATACAGATTTCTTGAAGCTTCACTTTCTACCAGCCTCAGAGTGGTGGTCGAGACCGTTCTTTTGTAAGATTTGTCAGCCTAAGTGTTTTTGCATTCTGAGCTCTAAATCACAGCCCTCCCCTTGCAAAACCATCCTATTCCTTTATTGTAAGATCCTAAGAAAAAAGACCGAGATgctattttctctttatcttttatttgaaaattgcaGAGAAGATGCCATTGCTTTTACCATAAGAGCTTTCTTTGTCTGAGAAGATGGTGAGTTTCAGACAGCAGTGAAACACTATTTCTTTAGTGCCTGCAAGGAAAATTCAAGCTCGGTTTCCTTCTaaagttgttaaatattttaaaggtgcTACTTTGTTAAGGAGACAGAATCACCATCAGACTGCATTTGACATTTCTTGAGTAAAAGTCATTGGGCTGTCTTGAGACGACAGCCTTGGCGTAGGGAGTATGTTAAGGCCATGAGCTCCGGACAGTGCGTGATCGGACAGAAAGGATGGTCTCAGATTCCAAGTCGCTAGAATCGGGTTGACCGTGAAGTCAGAGGTCAGAAACCAGCCTGAGAGCCAGGGatagggttcaagtggtagagtacctgcctagcaagtgtgaggccctgagttcaaaccccagaactaccaaaaaataaaaactagaaagaaagaaacggCAACCTGAGTCTCTGACAACCTTCCCATGACTTCTAAGAAAGGAGCAGGGAAACAACTCATGTGAATTggagtttttgcttttttctgtccATGGCTCTGAAAGGATGAGGATAAAGGATCGCTGTTTCTGACCTATGACCAAAAGATACACGTGCAGACTGTCCCTGCGTGGCCTGGCTGCTGGGATGTGGATCGAGATGCGTGAGGGATGTTGGTGATAGTGCCGGTTGCCAGAGTGTCCCTCTGGCTAGTGCCCATCCAGAGATGGGCTTCAGCTTTGGGGGATTTTTCTTGGTTCCTCCTGAGTCCCCTCTCCCGTCCCCCACACACAGGAGAAGTCAGGGGACTGTGCCCATTGGAGTGCCTGCTCACATTCTAGACAATTCTTCTGGGGTCCTGGAAGCCTCCCCTCAAAGAGCCATGAGTCCATTTCCAGAGCCTACTTGAGCATCTTCCTGGGATCAATCCTACTCAGGCAGATTCGTGGTTGTTGTGTAGCCCCGACAGCTGTGGGGGGCCCAGGGTCACACTTGGATAAGCAGGGGGAACAATCAG is from Castor canadensis chromosome 17, mCasCan1.hap1v2, whole genome shotgun sequence and encodes:
- the Clrn1 gene encoding clarin-1 isoform X2; the protein is MTQEMRTNRRVGPERHYRVFPDLLKAIPVSVHVNIILFSIILIVLTMVGAAFFMYNAFGKPFESLHGPLGLYLLSFISGSCGCLVMILFASEVKIHHLSEKIANFKEGTYTYKTQSEKYTTSFWVVFICFFVHFLNGLLIRLAGFQFPFTKSKETETSNVAADLMY